One genomic window of Gemmatimonadales bacterium includes the following:
- the gyrA gene encoding DNA gyrase subunit A: MTAPNQRERILPRLIEDEMRESFIDYSMSVIVQRALPDVRDGLKPVHRRILYAMNELGLLPNRPYKKSATVVGDVLGKYHPHGDSAVYDSLVRMVQDFSLRYPLVDGQGNFGSVDGDPAAAYRYTEARLTRIALAMLEDIDKDTVDFVPNFDDRLQEPTVLPSRLPNLLVNGSAGIAVGMATNIPPHNLREVVAAAAHLVDHPEASVSDLRRHVVGPDFPTGGIVYGRDGINECYEQGRGRIVVRARAQIEEKESSGKSQIVVTEIPYMVNKARLLEQIAETVREKRVEGISDLRDESDRDGMRVVIELKRDAVPMVVLNNLFKHTQMQTTFGAIMLALVDGVPTVMNLKELLRHFVEHRHEVITRRTKFELDRAEERQHILEGLKIAVENIDAVIKIIRGSKTTEEADQKLRDRFKLSEAQSKAILDMRLAKLTGLEIEKLETELKEVQALVAELKSILASKPKRLGILKAELESLAKDFGDERRTEVVADQGDFSVADLVAEEDMVITISHTGYIKRIPVSTYRRQRRGGRGLNGMGTKEDDWVEHLFIASTHDYVMFFTANGQIYWLKVWDIPQGGRAARGKPVVNCIAIKPDERIAALVPVREFVDDRFLMFATRGGTVKKTVLSAYGNVRATGINAINIEDGDELIDVQITDGTNDLVLATRYGMSIRFQEKDVREMGRATTGVRGIELESGDAVIGMVVVRREATLLVVAEHGLGKRSELADYRVQHRGGKGIITLKHTEKTGDVVALKEVIPDDELMVITRHGVIIRLPVNDISVIGRNTQGVKVINLDEGDVVVDVARVVKEEEGGEEEPTGDVEPVGEGATQG; the protein is encoded by the coding sequence ACGCGATGAACGAGCTGGGCCTGTTGCCCAACCGGCCGTACAAGAAGAGCGCCACGGTCGTCGGCGACGTGCTCGGCAAGTACCACCCGCACGGCGACAGCGCGGTCTACGACTCGCTGGTCCGCATGGTCCAGGACTTCTCGCTGCGCTATCCGCTGGTGGACGGCCAGGGGAACTTCGGATCGGTGGACGGCGATCCGGCGGCGGCCTACCGCTACACGGAGGCGCGGCTCACGCGCATCGCGCTCGCGATGCTCGAGGACATCGACAAGGACACGGTCGACTTCGTCCCGAACTTCGACGACCGGCTGCAGGAGCCGACGGTCCTTCCGTCGCGGCTTCCGAACCTGCTGGTGAACGGCTCGGCGGGCATCGCGGTCGGCATGGCGACCAACATCCCGCCCCACAACCTGCGCGAGGTGGTGGCGGCGGCGGCGCACCTGGTGGACCATCCCGAGGCGTCGGTCTCGGACCTCCGGCGGCACGTCGTCGGGCCCGACTTCCCCACCGGCGGGATCGTCTACGGGCGCGACGGCATCAACGAGTGCTACGAGCAGGGGCGCGGGCGGATCGTGGTGCGGGCGCGGGCGCAGATCGAGGAGAAGGAGTCGAGCGGCAAGTCGCAGATCGTCGTCACCGAGATCCCGTACATGGTGAACAAGGCGCGCCTGCTCGAGCAGATCGCGGAAACGGTGCGCGAGAAGCGCGTCGAGGGCATCTCCGACCTCCGGGACGAATCGGACCGCGACGGCATGCGGGTGGTGATCGAGCTGAAACGCGACGCGGTGCCGATGGTGGTGCTGAACAACCTGTTCAAGCACACCCAGATGCAGACGACGTTCGGCGCGATCATGCTGGCGCTGGTGGACGGCGTGCCGACGGTGATGAACCTCAAGGAGCTGCTGCGGCACTTCGTCGAGCACCGCCACGAGGTGATCACCCGGCGGACCAAGTTCGAGCTCGACAGGGCGGAGGAGCGCCAGCACATCCTCGAGGGCCTCAAGATCGCGGTCGAGAACATCGACGCCGTGATCAAGATCATCCGCGGGTCCAAGACCACCGAGGAGGCCGACCAGAAGCTGCGGGACCGCTTCAAGCTGTCCGAGGCGCAGAGCAAGGCGATCCTCGACATGCGGCTGGCGAAGCTCACCGGCCTCGAGATCGAGAAGCTCGAGACGGAGCTCAAGGAGGTGCAGGCGCTGGTCGCGGAGCTCAAGAGCATCCTCGCCTCGAAGCCCAAGCGCCTGGGCATCCTCAAGGCGGAGCTGGAGAGCCTGGCCAAGGACTTCGGCGACGAGCGCCGGACGGAGGTGGTGGCGGACCAGGGCGACTTCTCGGTCGCAGACCTGGTGGCCGAGGAGGACATGGTCATCACCATCTCCCACACCGGCTACATCAAGCGCATCCCGGTCTCGACCTACCGGCGGCAGCGCCGCGGCGGGCGGGGGCTCAACGGGATGGGCACCAAGGAGGACGACTGGGTCGAGCACCTGTTCATCGCCTCGACCCACGACTACGTGATGTTCTTCACCGCGAACGGCCAGATCTACTGGCTGAAGGTGTGGGACATCCCGCAGGGCGGCCGGGCCGCGCGGGGCAAGCCGGTGGTGAACTGCATCGCCATCAAGCCCGACGAGCGGATCGCGGCGCTCGTGCCGGTGCGCGAGTTCGTCGACGACCGCTTCCTGATGTTCGCCACCCGCGGCGGCACGGTGAAGAAGACCGTCCTGTCCGCGTACGGGAACGTGCGGGCGACGGGCATCAATGCCATCAACATCGAGGACGGGGACGAGCTGATCGACGTCCAGATCACCGATGGCACCAACGACCTCGTGCTCGCCACCCGATACGGGATGAGCATCCGGTTCCAGGAGAAGGACGTCCGCGAGATGGGCCGCGCCACGACCGGCGTGCGCGGCATCGAGCTGGAGTCCGGCGACGCCGTGATCGGGATGGTGGTGGTGCGGCGCGAGGCCACCCTGCTGGTGGTGGCCGAGCACGGGCTCGGCAAGCGGTCGGAGCTGGCCGACTACCGGGTGCAGCACCGCGGCGGCAAGGGCATCATCACGCTCAAGCACACCGAGAAGACCGGCGACGTCGTGGCCCTCAAGGAAGTCATCCCGGACGACGAGCTGATGGTGATCACCCGGCACGGGGTGATCATCCGCCTCCCGGTGAACGACATCAGCGTGATCGGCCGGAACACCCAGGGCGTCAAGGTCATCAACCTCGACGAAGGCGACGTGGTCGTCGACGTGGCGCGGGTGGTCAAGGAGGAGGAAGGCGGCGAGGAGGAGCCGACGGGCGACGTCGAGCCGGTCGGAGAGGGAGCGACGCAGGGCTAG
- a CDS encoding DUF4097 family beta strand repeat-containing protein produces the protein MEPRARVATIAIGLSLAATPLLAQRARFDEGFDSCSSRDWASDSRSHYCEIRNTGFRAGGAITVDPGTNGAVRVSGWDRDSVAVTAKVQARAGSDDAARALVGQIRISTTAGAIRADGPATSGRESWSVSFDVLVPRRTDLTAETVNGPISVEDVAGKMDLHAVNGPVHLDAVGGDVHARTTNGPLVINLVGERWDGAGLDGETSNGPVELTIPGNYAAHLETGTVNGPMNIDFPVTVQGHFNGHRIETDLGGGGPTIRAVTTNGPLSVRRR, from the coding sequence GTGGAGCCCCGTGCCCGCGTAGCCACCATCGCCATCGGCCTGAGCCTCGCGGCCACGCCGCTCCTCGCCCAGCGGGCCCGCTTCGACGAGGGGTTCGACAGCTGCAGCAGCCGGGACTGGGCCTCCGACAGCCGGTCCCACTACTGCGAGATCCGGAACACCGGGTTCAGGGCGGGCGGCGCCATCACCGTGGACCCCGGCACCAACGGCGCGGTCCGCGTCAGCGGGTGGGACCGCGACAGCGTCGCGGTGACCGCGAAGGTCCAGGCCCGGGCCGGCAGCGACGACGCGGCGCGCGCGCTCGTGGGGCAGATCCGGATTTCGACCACCGCCGGAGCCATCCGGGCGGACGGGCCCGCGACGTCGGGACGCGAGTCGTGGAGCGTCAGCTTCGACGTGCTGGTGCCGAGGCGGACGGACCTGACGGCGGAGACGGTGAACGGCCCCATCTCGGTGGAGGACGTGGCCGGGAAGATGGACCTCCACGCGGTGAACGGCCCCGTGCACCTCGACGCCGTGGGGGGCGACGTCCACGCGCGGACCACCAACGGACCGCTGGTCATCAACCTGGTCGGTGAGCGGTGGGACGGCGCGGGACTCGACGGCGAGACCAGCAACGGCCCCGTCGAATTGACCATTCCGGGCAATTATGCGGCGCACCTCGAGACCGGCACCGTCAACGGGCCGATGAACATCGATTTCCCGGTCACGGTGCAGGGCCATTTCAACGGGCACCGCATCGAGACGGATCTCGGTGGCGGCGGGCCGACGATCCGGGCCGTGACCACCAACGGTCCGCTGAGCGTGCGACGCCGCTGA